A portion of the Perognathus longimembris pacificus isolate PPM17 chromosome 20, ASM2315922v1, whole genome shotgun sequence genome contains these proteins:
- the Isl2 gene encoding LOW QUALITY PROTEIN: insulin gene enhancer protein ISL-2 (The sequence of the model RefSeq protein was modified relative to this genomic sequence to represent the inferred CDS: deleted 4 bases in 4 codons) — MGDPCQKKPGTAMCVGCGSQIHDQFILRVSPDLEWHAACLKCAECSEFLDETCTCFVRDGKTYCKRDYARLFGIKCAKCQVGFSSSDLVMRARDSVYHIECFRCAACSRQLLPGEEFSLREHELLCRADHGLLLERAAPGSPRSPGPLPGARGLPLPDPGSGRAPPPRPHAHKPAEKTTRVRTVLNEKQLHTLRTCYAANPRPDALMKEQLVEMTGLSPRVIRVWFQNKRCKDKKKSILMKQLQQQQHSDKTSLQGLTGTPLVAGSPIRHDSAVQGSAVEVQTFQPPWKALSEFALQSDLDQPAFQQLVSFSESGSLGNSSGSDVTSLSSQLPDTPNSMVPSPVET; from the exons AGAAGCCCGGGACGGCCATGTGCGTGGGCTGCGGGAGCCAGATCCACGACCAGTTCATCCTGCGCGTGTCGCCCGACCTCGAGTGGCACGCCGCCTGCCTCAAGTGCGCGGAGTGCAGCGAGTTCCTGGACGAGACCTGCACGTGCTTCGTCAGGGACGGGAAGACCTACTGCAAGCGGGACTACGCCAG GCTGTTCGGGATCAAGTGTGCC AAGTGCCAGGTGGGCTTCAGCAGCAGCGACCTGGTGATGCGG GCGCGGGACAGCGTGTACCACATCGAGTGCTTCCGCTGCGCCGCGTGCAGCCGCCAGCTGCTGCCGGGGGAA GAGTTCTCGCTGCGGGAGCACGAGCTGCTGTGCCGCGCCGACCACGGCCTCCTGCTGGAGCGCGCGGCGCCCGGCAGCCCGCGCAGCCCCGGCCCGCTCCCCGGCGCCCGCGGCCTGCCTCTGCCAG ACCCCGGGTCGGgccgcgcgcccccgccgcgcccgcaCGCGCACAAGCCGGCGGAGAAGACGACCCGCGTGCGCACCGTGCTGAACGAGAAGCAGCTGCACACGCTGCGGACCTGCTACGCCGCCAACCCGCGG CCCGACGCGCTCATGAAGGAGCAGCTGGTGGAGATGACCGGCCTGAGCCCGCGCGTCATCCGCGTCTGGTTCCAGAACAAGCGCTGCAAGGACAAGAAGAAGTCCATCCTCATgaagcagctgcagcagcagcagcacagcgACAAGAcg AGTCTCCAGGGCCTGACCGGGACCCCGCTGGTGGCGGGGAGCCCCATCCGCCACGACAGCGCGGTGCAGGGCAGCGCCGTGGAGGTGCAGACCTTCCAGCCGCCGTGGAAAGCGCTCAGCGAGTTCGCGCTGCAGAGCGACCTGGACCAGCCGGCCTTCCAGCAGCTG GTCTCCTTCTCGGAGTCCGGCTCGCTGGGCAACTCCTCCGGCAGCGACGTGACCTCCCTGTCCTCGCAGCTCCCCGACACCCCCAACAGTATGGTGCCCAGCCCCGTGGAGACGTGA